In a genomic window of Arcticibacter tournemirensis:
- a CDS encoding TraR/DksA family transcriptional regulator, whose product MENNGKTRYSDAELQEFKEIILEKMRVAKEELGSLAQSLSNPNLNGTDDTAGTYKTLEDGSATLEKEQINQLAARQKKFIENLEAALVRIENKTYGVCRETGKLIPKERLRAVPHTTLSMEAKMKQY is encoded by the coding sequence ATGGAAAATAACGGAAAAACAAGGTATTCGGATGCAGAATTACAAGAGTTCAAAGAGATAATTCTTGAGAAGATGCGTGTAGCAAAAGAAGAACTCGGATCGCTTGCACAGTCCTTAAGCAACCCTAACCTGAACGGTACGGATGATACAGCAGGAACGTATAAGACCCTTGAAGACGGATCTGCAACATTGGAAAAAGAGCAGATAAATCAGCTGGCTGCCAGGCAGAAGAAGTTCATTGAGAATCTTGAAGCAGCCCTCGTTCGCATTGAAAATAAGACTTATGGCGTGTGCAGGGAAACAGGTAAACTTATACCTAAAGAGCGCCTGCGTGCCGTGCCGCACACTACGCTAAGCATGGAAGCTAAAATGAAGCAGTATTGA
- a CDS encoding lipoprotein signal peptidase: MKAYTKPFLAVILVLFADQVLKFWIKLNMSLGQEYRIIGDWFIIHFTENNGMAFGMEFGGEAGKLILTLFRITAVCAIGYGVVHLVKHKYHRGLILNVALIFAGALGNIIDSTFYGLLFSESSYFQPAKLLPPEGGYSSLFHGKVVDMFYFPLIQGNFPQWFPIWSGEDFIFFRPVFNIADAAISVGVIAILVFQKRYFKEEKKEESYPHSEVIEE; encoded by the coding sequence ATGAAAGCTTATACCAAGCCTTTTCTGGCTGTAATCCTGGTCTTATTTGCAGACCAGGTTCTAAAGTTCTGGATAAAATTAAACATGAGCCTTGGCCAGGAATACCGTATCATCGGTGACTGGTTCATTATACATTTCACCGAAAACAATGGAATGGCTTTCGGGATGGAGTTTGGAGGAGAAGCCGGTAAATTAATCCTTACGCTGTTCAGAATTACGGCAGTGTGTGCTATAGGTTACGGCGTAGTACACCTCGTTAAACATAAATACCACCGCGGATTAATATTGAATGTCGCCTTAATCTTTGCGGGTGCATTAGGCAATATCATTGATTCCACTTTTTACGGCCTTTTGTTTAGTGAGAGCTCTTATTTCCAGCCAGCCAAGTTATTACCCCCTGAAGGAGGCTATTCAAGCTTGTTCCATGGAAAAGTAGTAGATATGTTTTATTTCCCCCTCATTCAGGGCAACTTCCCTCAGTGGTTCCCTATATGGTCAGGGGAGGATTTTATCTTCTTTCGTCCGGTATTCAACATTGCAGACGCAGCAATATCTGTAGGGGTTATTGCTATACTCGTTTTTCAAAAACGCTACTTTAAAGAAGAGAAAAAGGAAGAAAGCTACCCTCATAGCGAGGTAATAGAAGAATAA